The window ACCTCGCATTCCTTTGAGACTCCTCTCATCAGCTTCTCAATCGAAGCGAACGCTGCACTGAATGGTTCCCGGTCTTGGTCCTGCAACGACAGACATTGCTGGTCACTCAGCGTGCCGCCTGTCGCTCAGAGCCGCACAGAGCGGGGCACCGAGCCGCACAGCGCTCGGGGCTGTCTCGGGGCACCTGGCGGGGCGGGTATTTCGGCGCGGCGGAGTGtcggggcgggcccggggcccGTGCGGAGATGGATTTCTGTGcatctctgtctgtctctcGGTCTCTGTCgggatctgtgtgtgtgtccgcGGGGGCGCGCACGGCGCTGGCCGGGGGCGCGCCCACCGCGCGCCGCCGCGCGCGCTCCAGAACATCGCGCGCCAGCCCCGCCGTGCGCCCCGCGCGCGCCGCCTCCATCCGGCCGCCGCCGCACTGCGCACGCGCAGCCGCCCCGCCCACCCCGCCCTCGGCCCGCCCTCGGCCCGCCCTCAGCGCGCCCcgcccggggacagcggggcagggcccgCCGGGACGCGGCCCCCAGGGCTTTGTTTGTCTCTTACGCCCTGCCCTGCGTCCGGACAGGCTTTCCCTGAAAGGGTCAGTGAGGTGCCCCCGGGTGCTGCTCCCCTGTGCGACAGCGGGATAGAGCCCATAGAAGCCGGAGGTGCCGAGCCCCGCAGTGCCCCGTGATGTCGAATGGAAGCGGTGCTGCCCGCTGCTTTTTTGTTTAAGTTTTGCGGTACGAACTAACAGTGACTGTAGGTGGCGATGGCCGTCCGAATGAGGCGGGTGTGGGtcgcagggcagggctgcacacacGCGGCATCCGCTCCCCGAAGGAAAGCCCGTTCGCCGGGGGCGGAGGGAACCCACGCTTGACCCCTGCGAGCAGGATTTGCCCAACCAGCCGGTTCTCCTTGCGAGCTGGGTCTGTCCCagaggggcagtgccaggctgaggtcacCGCTCGGAGTTACTGGAGCGGCTTGGGATGTGGCTGTGGCTATGTGGGAGTAGAGCCACTTTGAGCCTTCGCTAACCTTGTGTGCACCGAGGTGACAGTAGTAAGGGAAAATAAGCACAAAAACATTCTTTTAAGTCCCATATGGCCAAGGTTAAAATGGAGGCCCTGATCTTTCAAATCCTGCATTCTCGCTGAGAGCTTTGCTAGCTGTAACCTCTTTGACAAGCACGAAAAATAATGCTCTCCTAGTTTACATTTTATTGTCATCTCCCAGTTGCTTAAGCAGAGCAACAGCCAGCCCCCGGAACAAACAAGCCCCTCACAGGCTGCTTGTTCTTTAAGACACTGAAAGCCCCCATTCAGTGTTCAAATCCAGCTTAACTTTAAGTTTGGTCTCCTGTACTCAGAAGAAAATTTAGGCAAGTTGCTGGAGTGCTTGAGGTCTAGGGAACTGAATGCAACATAAAGGggggagaaaaataatatttaataaaagcaACGTTAGTGTATTTGATTTGGTGGagaagcagccagagcagaCTTCTTCCTGCTTA is drawn from Prinia subflava isolate CZ2003 ecotype Zambia chromosome 5, Cam_Psub_1.2, whole genome shotgun sequence and contains these coding sequences:
- the AKIP1 gene encoding A-kinase-interacting protein 1 — encoded protein: MEAARAGRTAGLARDVLERARRRAVGAPPASAVRAPADTHTDPDRDRETDRDAQKSISARAPGPPRHSAAPKYPPRQDQDREPFSAAFASIEKLMRGVSKECEKYYGAMAANKCEENEIQHFCKYHGKSVDRKTDSTEEKRTEGSIKCSKAQTCQESPRRPSKDFYIEVSPGIYSITAISEDMVEQTHVVDVNAGQSIDVTFVL